From Vibrio artabrorum, a single genomic window includes:
- the gspF gene encoding type II secretion system inner membrane protein GspF, with translation MAAFEYKALDNTGKSKKGSIEADNARQARQRIKELGLIPVEMTEAKAKPSKGVQPSTSFKRSISTPDLALITRQISTLVQSGMPLEECLKAVAEQSEKPRIRTMLLAVRSKVTEGYSLADSLSDFPHIFDELFRSMVAAGEKSGHLDAVLERLADYAENRQKMRSTLLQAMIYPIVLVVFAVAIVSFLLATVVPKIVEPIIQMGQELPQSTQFLLASSEFIQNWGIQLLLLVMGVIFVVKTALKKPSVRMSWDRKLLSLPLIGKIAKGINTSRFARTLSICTSSTIPILEGMKVAVDVMSNHYVKQQVLQASDSVREGASLRKALAQTKLFPPMMLHMIASGEQSGQLEQMLTRAADNQDQSFESTVNIALGIFTPALIALMAGLVLFIVMATLMPMLEMNNLMSG, from the coding sequence ATGGCAGCATTTGAATACAAAGCGTTGGATAACACTGGCAAGAGTAAAAAAGGGTCAATCGAGGCCGATAATGCCCGCCAGGCTCGTCAAAGAATCAAAGAGCTTGGTTTAATTCCGGTTGAGATGACCGAGGCCAAAGCCAAGCCCTCGAAAGGTGTTCAACCATCGACCAGTTTTAAACGTAGTATCAGTACGCCAGATCTGGCGTTGATTACCCGTCAAATCTCAACACTGGTTCAATCTGGCATGCCTTTAGAAGAGTGTTTGAAAGCGGTGGCCGAACAGTCGGAAAAACCTCGCATTCGTACCATGTTACTTGCGGTGCGATCTAAAGTTACCGAAGGTTATTCGCTGGCGGACAGTTTGTCTGATTTCCCACATATCTTCGATGAGCTGTTCAGATCGATGGTTGCCGCTGGTGAGAAGTCAGGACACTTGGATGCGGTGCTTGAACGCTTGGCTGATTACGCCGAAAATCGTCAAAAGATGCGTTCAACATTACTGCAAGCGATGATCTACCCTATCGTGTTGGTGGTCTTTGCGGTCGCGATCGTCTCTTTCCTACTCGCTACGGTAGTCCCTAAGATTGTAGAGCCAATTATTCAAATGGGACAAGAGCTGCCTCAATCGACACAATTTTTATTAGCATCGAGTGAATTTATTCAGAATTGGGGTATCCAATTACTGCTATTGGTCATGGGTGTGATTTTTGTTGTCAAGACCGCGTTGAAAAAGCCGAGTGTCCGCATGAGTTGGGATCGTAAATTATTAAGTCTCCCGCTGATTGGCAAGATAGCGAAGGGCATCAATACATCTCGGTTCGCTCGAACATTGTCGATCTGTACCTCAAGTACGATTCCCATCCTTGAAGGGATGAAAGTGGCCGTGGATGTGATGTCGAATCATTATGTGAAGCAACAAGTATTGCAGGCTTCAGACAGTGTTAGAGAAGGTGCAAGCCTGCGTAAAGCGCTCGCCCAAACCAAACTTTTTCCACCGATGATGCTGCATATGATCGCCAGTGGTGAGCAGAGTGGTCAGTTGGAACAGATGTTAACAAGAGCCGCGGATAACCAAGACCAAAGCTTTGAATCGACGGTGAATATTGCGTTAGGTATTTTCACCCCAGCGCTTATCGCTTTGATGGCAGGTTTAGTGCTGTTTATTGTGATGGCGACCTTGATGCCGATGCTTGAAATGAACAATCTAATGAGTGGCTGA
- the gspG gene encoding type II secretion system major pseudopilin GspG gives MKHKMKKQSGFTLLEVMVVVVILGILASFVVPNLLGNKEKADQQKAITDIVALENALDMYKLDNSVYPTTDQGLDALVSKPSSPEPRNYRDGGYIKRLPNDPWGNEYQFLSPGDNGTIDIFTLGADGQEGGEGIAADIGNWNMQDFQ, from the coding sequence ATGAAACACAAAATGAAAAAACAGTCAGGCTTTACCCTATTAGAAGTGATGGTTGTTGTGGTTATTCTTGGCATTTTAGCCAGCTTTGTTGTGCCTAACCTCTTAGGTAATAAAGAGAAGGCTGACCAACAAAAAGCCATTACTGATATTGTGGCGCTAGAGAACGCGCTCGATATGTACAAACTGGATAACAGCGTTTACCCAACAACGGATCAAGGTCTTGATGCATTGGTTTCTAAGCCAAGCAGTCCAGAGCCTCGTAACTACCGCGATGGTGGCTACATCAAGCGTCTACCTAATGACCCATGGGGTAACGAGTACCAATTCCTAAGCCCAGGTGATAATGGCACTATCGATATTTTCACTCTTGGTGCAGATGGCCAAGAAGGCGGTGAAGGCATTGCTGCGGATATCGGCAACTGGAACATGCAAGACTTTCAATAA
- the gspH gene encoding type II secretion system minor pseudopilin GspH, with amino-acid sequence MKTTQTQPGFTLIEILLVLVLLSLTAVAVIATIPINSKDVAKKYAQSFYQRVQLLNEEAILSGLDFGIRVDEKRSTYVLMALKSEGWQDVEFEKIPSLTELPKELALSLTLGGGAWEDDDRLFNPGSLFDEDMFADLEEEKKPKPPQIYILSSAEMTPFVLSFYPNTGDTVQDGWRIQVLDNGVIRLLEPGEEDEEK; translated from the coding sequence GTGAAGACGACGCAAACACAGCCAGGTTTCACTTTGATTGAGATTCTTTTAGTGTTGGTTCTGCTGTCATTAACAGCGGTCGCGGTGATCGCGACCATCCCGATCAATAGTAAAGATGTTGCTAAAAAATACGCTCAAAGCTTTTATCAACGAGTTCAGTTGCTCAACGAAGAAGCGATTTTGAGTGGTTTGGACTTTGGTATTCGTGTTGATGAAAAGAGATCGACCTATGTATTGATGGCACTGAAATCAGAAGGTTGGCAGGACGTTGAATTCGAGAAAATCCCCTCTTTAACGGAATTACCGAAAGAACTGGCGTTGTCACTGACATTAGGGGGTGGCGCATGGGAAGACGATGATCGGTTATTCAATCCAGGAAGCTTGTTTGATGAAGATATGTTTGCCGATCTTGAAGAGGAAAAAAAGCCTAAGCCACCGCAGATATACATCTTATCGAGTGCGGAAATGACACCGTTCGTTCTTTCTTTTTACCCAAATACAGGGGATACGGTGCAAGACGGTTGGCGTATTCAAGTGTTGGATAATGGTGTCATTCGATTGTTAGAGCCGGGAGAAGAAGATGAAGAGAAATAA
- the gspI gene encoding type II secretion system minor pseudopilin GspI: MKRNNLYSHRSRGMTLLEVLVALAIFATAAISVIRAVTQHINTLSYLEDKTFAAMVVDNQMALVMLHPEKLKKAQGTQELAGREWFWQVTPIDTSDNLLKAFDVSAATSKQASPVVTVRSYVAN; the protein is encoded by the coding sequence ATGAAGAGAAATAACCTCTATTCTCATCGTTCTCGTGGTATGACGCTACTTGAGGTCTTGGTCGCGCTCGCGATTTTTGCAACCGCGGCGATCAGTGTTATTCGTGCCGTAACTCAACATATCAATACACTCAGTTATCTAGAAGATAAAACCTTTGCAGCGATGGTCGTAGATAACCAAATGGCCTTAGTGATGCTCCATCCTGAGAAGCTAAAAAAAGCGCAGGGCACACAAGAATTAGCAGGAAGAGAATGGTTCTGGCAGGTTACCCCCATCGATACCAGTGATAATCTATTAAAGGCGTTTGATGTGAGTGCAGCAACCAGTAAACAAGCTTCTCCAGTGGTCACGGTGCGCAGTTATGTCGCGAATTAA
- the gspJ gene encoding type II secretion system minor pseudopilin GspJ has product MSRIKNRSLSKSRSSTLASFKSLSRKPRLLAKGRGFTLIEVLVSIAIFAALSIAAYQVVNQVQRSNDISIERSARLNQLQRSLVILDNDFRQMAVRQFRTNGEEASSKLILMKEYLLDSDGVGILFTRLGWHNPQQQFPRGEVTKVGYRIKEETLERVWWRYPDTPAGQQGVITPLLDDVENLAFEFYDGSRWEKEWQTDKSLPKAIRLKLTLKDYGEIERVYLIASGTLDQVDDTSNSGASVTNEGNNDSSN; this is encoded by the coding sequence ATGTCGCGAATTAAAAACCGTTCGCTCAGTAAAAGTAGGTCGTCTACGCTGGCTTCATTTAAGAGTTTGTCACGCAAACCGCGCCTACTTGCAAAAGGGAGAGGCTTTACCTTAATTGAGGTTTTGGTCTCGATTGCTATCTTTGCCGCTTTAAGTATAGCGGCCTATCAAGTTGTAAATCAGGTGCAGCGGAGCAATGATATCTCAATTGAACGCAGTGCGCGTTTGAATCAACTGCAACGTAGTTTAGTCATTTTAGATAATGACTTTCGTCAGATGGCGGTTCGACAATTTCGCACCAATGGTGAAGAAGCATCATCTAAGCTGATCTTAATGAAGGAGTATTTATTGGATTCCGACGGTGTTGGTATCCTATTTACTCGCCTTGGGTGGCACAACCCACAACAGCAGTTTCCACGAGGTGAGGTGACGAAAGTCGGTTATCGCATAAAAGAGGAGACGCTTGAGCGTGTGTGGTGGCGCTATCCTGATACACCAGCAGGACAACAAGGTGTGATTACGCCTCTGCTTGATGATGTCGAAAATTTGGCCTTTGAGTTTTATGACGGGAGCCGTTGGGAGAAAGAGTGGCAAACGGATAAGTCTCTGCCTAAAGCAATAAGACTAAAACTGACTTTGAAAGATTATGGTGAGATAGAGCGTGTCTATCTCATCGCAAGTGGCACCCTAGATCAGGTCGATGACACTTCAAACAGTGGCGCTTCAGTCACTAATGAGGGGAATAATGATTCATCGAACTAA
- the gspK gene encoding type II secretion system minor pseudopilin GspK → MIHRTNSLVMTRPTLGRKQRGVALIIILMLLAIMITIAGSMSERLFTQFKRVGNQLNYQQAYWYSIGVEALVQDGIRQSYKDSDTVNLSQPWALEEQVYPLDYGQVKGRIVDAQACFNLNALAGVTVTSNNQSPYLLTVWQTLLENQDVEPYQAEVIANSTWEFVDSDTRSTSSVGVEDSTYEAMKPSYLAANGLMADESELRAVYQVTGEVMNKVRPLVCALPTDDFRLNVNTVSEKQAPLLEAMFAPGLSESDAKQLIDKRPFDGWDTVDAFMAEPAMVGVSAEIKKKAKAYLTVDSAYFELDAEVLVEQSRVRIRTLFYSSNRETVTAVRRRFGGIRERVSDRSTE, encoded by the coding sequence ATGATTCATCGAACTAACTCTCTTGTCATGACCCGGCCAACGTTGGGGCGGAAACAGCGTGGTGTTGCACTGATCATTATTTTGATGCTGCTGGCGATCATGATAACCATTGCTGGGAGTATGTCAGAACGTTTGTTTACGCAATTTAAACGTGTGGGTAATCAGTTGAATTACCAACAGGCTTACTGGTACAGCATCGGTGTTGAAGCGCTCGTTCAAGATGGTATTAGGCAAAGCTACAAAGACAGTGATACCGTAAACTTAAGCCAACCTTGGGCGCTTGAGGAGCAGGTATACCCGTTGGATTATGGGCAAGTGAAAGGGCGAATCGTGGATGCGCAAGCGTGTTTTAATCTCAATGCCTTGGCTGGGGTTACGGTCACATCCAATAATCAGTCCCCCTATTTACTGACGGTTTGGCAAACCTTATTGGAAAATCAAGATGTTGAGCCTTATCAGGCGGAGGTGATTGCGAATTCAACATGGGAGTTTGTTGACAGTGATACACGTAGCACCTCTTCCGTTGGTGTTGAAGACAGCACCTATGAGGCGATGAAGCCATCTTATCTTGCGGCAAATGGCTTAATGGCTGACGAATCGGAGCTGCGCGCAGTGTATCAGGTGACGGGTGAGGTGATGAATAAGGTTCGCCCATTGGTTTGTGCACTGCCTACCGATGACTTTCGATTGAACGTGAACACAGTTTCGGAAAAACAAGCCCCTCTGTTAGAAGCGATGTTTGCGCCAGGTCTAAGTGAGTCAGATGCCAAACAACTGATAGATAAACGCCCATTTGATGGTTGGGATACGGTCGATGCATTTATGGCCGAGCCCGCCATGGTTGGTGTGAGTGCCGAAATCAAGAAAAAAGCGAAAGCATATTTAACTGTAGATAGTGCCTATTTTGAGCTAGATGCAGAGGTATTGGTTGAGCAGTCACGTGTACGTATACGGACGCTTTTCTATAGTAGCAATCGAGAGACTGTGACGGCAGTACGCCGTCGTTTTGGAGGAATCCGTGAGCGAGTTTCTGACCGTTCGACTGAGTAG
- the gspL gene encoding type II secretion system protein GspL has translation MSEFLTVRLSSELHHPVQWLVWSTSQQEVIASGELSSWEQLNELTPYAEKRSCIALLPGNECLIKRVEIPKGAARQFDSMLPFLLEDEVAQDIEELHLTILDKDATHATVCGVDREWLKQALDLFREANITFRKVLPDTLAIPLQEQGISALQIEQHWLLRQSHYHAVSVSEVWLPMFLQSDWVVSGEEEQATTIFCYTSMPNDDVQRQSGLEWQAKPAELVMALLSQQAISSSVNLLTGTFKTKSSFSKYWRVWQKVAIAACLLVAVIVTQQVLKVQQYEAQAQAYRMESERIFRAVLPDKQRIPTVSYLKRQMNDEAKKYGGSGDGDSLLAWLALLPETLGKVGAIEVENIRYDGNRSEIRLQAKSSDFQHFETVRVKLEEKFTVEQGPLNRNGDAVFGSFTLKPHQ, from the coding sequence GTGAGCGAGTTTCTGACCGTTCGACTGAGTAGCGAACTACACCATCCTGTGCAGTGGTTAGTTTGGTCGACAAGCCAACAGGAAGTGATAGCCAGTGGTGAACTGTCTAGCTGGGAACAGCTTAACGAGTTAACACCTTACGCGGAAAAGCGCAGTTGTATCGCTTTATTGCCGGGAAATGAGTGCTTAATTAAGCGTGTGGAGATCCCGAAAGGTGCTGCTCGTCAGTTCGATTCTATGTTGCCGTTTTTATTAGAAGACGAAGTCGCACAAGATATCGAAGAGTTACACCTGACGATTTTAGATAAAGACGCAACGCACGCCACAGTGTGTGGTGTCGATCGCGAATGGTTAAAGCAAGCTTTAGACCTGTTTCGCGAAGCCAATATCACCTTCCGTAAGGTGTTGCCAGATACGCTAGCGATTCCTTTGCAAGAGCAAGGAATCAGTGCTCTGCAAATCGAGCAGCATTGGTTGCTGCGTCAAAGTCATTATCATGCGGTATCGGTTAGCGAAGTATGGTTGCCGATGTTCTTGCAAAGTGATTGGGTTGTCTCTGGTGAGGAAGAGCAAGCGACGACGATTTTCTGCTATACCTCAATGCCAAACGACGACGTTCAGCGACAAAGTGGTTTGGAGTGGCAAGCCAAGCCTGCTGAATTGGTGATGGCTTTATTGAGTCAACAAGCGATCTCAAGCAGTGTCAATTTACTGACTGGCACCTTTAAAACCAAATCTTCATTCAGTAAATATTGGCGAGTTTGGCAGAAGGTGGCGATTGCTGCTTGTTTGCTGGTGGCTGTGATTGTCACTCAACAAGTGTTGAAAGTTCAGCAATACGAAGCGCAAGCACAAGCTTACCGCATGGAGAGTGAACGTATCTTTAGAGCCGTTCTTCCTGATAAACAACGCATTCCGACAGTCAGTTATCTGAAACGTCAGATGAACGATGAAGCCAAGAAATATGGCGGCTCAGGCGATGGCGACTCTTTATTGGCCTGGTTAGCACTGCTGCCTGAAACCTTAGGAAAGGTCGGGGCGATAGAAGTTGAAAACATTCGTTATGATGGGAATCGTTCTGAGATTCGGCTGCAGGCTAAAAGTTCTGATTTTCAACATTTTGAGACCGTGAGGGTGAAGCTCGAAGAGAAGTTCACCGTAGAACAAGGGCCACTAAACCGAAATGGTGATGCCGTATTTGGCAGCTTTACTCTTAAACCCCATCAATAA
- a CDS encoding type II secretion system protein M codes for MRNIIEPLQAWWTSISQREQRLVIGCSVLLVVGVVYWGLIQPLSQRAELAQSRIQSEKQLLAWVTHKANEVVALRGSGGISASQPLNQSVPASMRRFKIELIRVQPRGEMLQVWVKPVPFNQFVDWLTYLKEKQGVEVEFMDIDRSDTPGVIEVNRLQFKRG; via the coding sequence ATGAGAAATATAATTGAGCCACTCCAAGCGTGGTGGACTTCAATCAGTCAAAGAGAGCAACGATTAGTCATTGGTTGCTCCGTTTTATTGGTGGTCGGTGTTGTTTATTGGGGATTAATTCAGCCACTCAGTCAGCGAGCTGAACTTGCCCAGAGTCGCATTCAAAGTGAGAAGCAACTGCTGGCTTGGGTAACCCATAAAGCCAATGAAGTGGTTGCGCTACGAGGCAGCGGTGGCATCAGTGCGAGTCAACCTCTGAATCAATCGGTGCCTGCTTCTATGCGTCGTTTCAAGATTGAATTGATTCGAGTGCAACCACGTGGTGAGATGCTACAAGTGTGGGTGAAACCTGTGCCATTTAATCAGTTCGTCGATTGGCTGACATACCTGAAAGAGAAGCAGGGTGTAGAGGTTGAGTTTATGGATATTGATCGCTCTGATACCCCTGGGGTTATTGAGGTCAACCGACTACAGTTTAAACGAGGTTAA
- a CDS encoding type II secretion system protein N, producing MKRGLSFKYGLLFSGIFVVFFSVSLLLHLPASFALKLAPVMRGFSIEGVEGTVWQGSANNIVWQRVNYGSVQWDFQFSKLFQAKAELAVRFGRSSDMNLSGKGYVGYSMSGAYVENLVASMPAKNVMKYAPAIPVPVSISGQVELMIKSAVYAQPWCQSGEGSLAWSSAAVASPVGSLDLGPVIADITCKDSTIMAKGTQKSQQVNSEFSASVTPNQRYTSAAWFKPGAEFPPTMQNQLKWLGNPDSQGKYQFTYQGRF from the coding sequence GTGAAACGCGGTTTATCTTTTAAATATGGCCTGCTCTTTAGTGGCATCTTTGTCGTCTTTTTCTCCGTCAGTCTACTGCTGCACTTACCGGCTTCTTTTGCTCTTAAGCTCGCCCCGGTGATGCGCGGTTTCAGTATCGAAGGCGTGGAGGGCACGGTTTGGCAAGGCAGCGCAAACAACATCGTGTGGCAGCGTGTTAATTATGGCTCTGTGCAGTGGGACTTCCAGTTTTCTAAGCTATTCCAAGCCAAAGCGGAACTCGCCGTTCGCTTTGGGCGTAGCAGCGATATGAATTTATCAGGTAAAGGGTATGTCGGGTACAGCATGAGTGGGGCTTATGTGGAAAACTTGGTGGCATCAATGCCAGCTAAGAATGTGATGAAGTATGCTCCTGCTATTCCAGTACCGGTTTCGATTAGTGGACAAGTTGAACTGATGATCAAATCTGCTGTTTATGCGCAGCCTTGGTGCCAATCAGGCGAAGGTTCGCTGGCTTGGTCTAGTGCGGCGGTGGCTTCCCCAGTGGGGTCGTTAGATTTGGGGCCTGTGATTGCGGACATCACTTGTAAAGACAGCACCATTATGGCGAAAGGTACTCAGAAGAGCCAACAGGTAAACAGTGAGTTTTCGGCGAGCGTAACGCCAAATCAACGCTATACGTCGGCAGCGTGGTTTAAGCCGGGCGCTGAATTTCCACCAACGATGCAGAATCAACTTAAATGGTTGGGGAATCCTGATAGCCAAGGTAAGTACCAGTTTACTTATCAAGGTCGCTTTTAG
- the cysQ gene encoding 3'(2'),5'-bisphosphate nucleotidase CysQ: MPIKKDLSHLLPSVIEIARSAGQLILEIYEKKDYEAFTKSDDTPVTTADFAAHKLISKRLCELTPDIPVLSEEAADIGLEQRAQWDRYWLVDPLDGTQEFIARSGDFATIIALIEHNKPVMGVVYAPTSGVSYYAYRGKGAWKIPDLNDRVKIKTHRHEQPNQSIAMAISRRQDINHITSRMSSAWNYDLVPLGSAALKACLVAEGAVDCYLRLGPTGEWDTAATQCIVEEAGGRILSTQLEPLSYNERETLENPNFIVLGDADLPWAEILQGKD, from the coding sequence ATGCCTATAAAAAAAGATTTATCTCATCTCCTCCCTTCAGTCATTGAGATTGCTCGTTCTGCTGGGCAGCTCATCTTAGAGATCTACGAGAAAAAAGATTACGAAGCGTTCACTAAAAGTGATGACACGCCGGTCACCACGGCTGACTTTGCAGCGCATAAGTTGATCTCGAAAAGGCTCTGTGAACTGACCCCTGATATTCCCGTGTTGTCTGAAGAAGCGGCTGACATCGGCCTAGAGCAACGAGCTCAATGGGATCGATACTGGTTGGTTGACCCACTAGATGGCACCCAGGAGTTCATCGCACGAAGTGGTGACTTCGCAACAATTATCGCTCTAATTGAACATAACAAGCCCGTCATGGGGGTCGTCTACGCACCGACTTCCGGAGTGAGCTATTACGCCTACCGTGGTAAAGGCGCTTGGAAAATCCCGGACCTCAATGACAGAGTGAAAATCAAAACGCATCGCCATGAACAGCCAAACCAATCGATCGCGATGGCGATCAGCCGCCGCCAAGACATCAATCACATCACTAGCCGTATGAGCTCAGCCTGGAACTATGATTTGGTCCCTTTAGGCTCAGCAGCGCTTAAGGCCTGTTTAGTGGCAGAAGGTGCTGTGGATTGTTACCTAAGACTTGGTCCAACGGGTGAATGGGATACCGCCGCAACCCAGTGCATTGTTGAAGAGGCGGGCGGCCGCATCTTGAGCACCCAGCTAGAACCACTCTCATACAATGAAAGAGAGACGCTTGAGAACCCCAATTTCATTGTTCTTGGTGATGCGGACTTACCATGGGCAGAGATCTTACAAGGTAAAGACTAG
- the nudE gene encoding ADP compounds hydrolase NudE codes for MTKRTKPEILAQQTVAQSKLFSIESLDLRFSNGEQRTYERMKPSGRHAVMMVPITEQGDILLVREYAAGTERYELGFPKGLIDSGEQPNEAAVRELKEEIGFGANKLTPLKEVILAPSYFSSKMTLFIAQELYPEKLEGDEPEPLDIVRWPLAQAEELLTHLDFCEARSITALLLTLRTLNNN; via the coding sequence ATGACAAAAAGGACCAAGCCCGAAATTTTGGCTCAGCAAACTGTCGCTCAATCAAAACTGTTCTCTATCGAATCTCTTGATTTGCGCTTTTCAAACGGCGAACAGCGAACTTACGAACGCATGAAACCGAGTGGGCGCCATGCTGTGATGATGGTTCCGATTACTGAACAAGGCGATATTTTATTAGTCCGTGAATACGCCGCGGGCACAGAACGCTATGAACTGGGCTTTCCAAAAGGCCTCATTGACTCAGGTGAACAACCGAATGAAGCCGCCGTTCGTGAGCTAAAAGAAGAGATTGGTTTTGGTGCCAACAAACTCACCCCACTAAAGGAAGTGATCCTTGCGCCCTCTTACTTCTCTAGCAAAATGACACTGTTTATCGCACAAGAACTCTACCCAGAGAAACTAGAAGGTGATGAACCCGAACCACTGGATATTGTACGTTGGCCCCTTGCTCAAGCCGAAGAGTTATTAACGCATCTCGACTTCTGTGAGGCTCGTAGTATTACCGCACTACTATTAACCCTTCGAACCTTAAACAACAATTAG
- the nfuA gene encoding Fe-S biogenesis protein NfuA: MSNITITETAQTHFANLLSQQPEGTNIRVFVVNPGTQNAECGVSYCPTDAIEASDTKLSFEAFSAYVDELSLPFLDEAEIDFVTDKMGSQLTLKAPNAKMRKVSDDAPLVERVEYAIQTQVNPQLAGHGGHVSLVEITEDGAAIVAFGGGCNGCSMVDVTLKEGIEKELLQQFEGELTAVRDATEHDRGEHSYY; the protein is encoded by the coding sequence GTGTCAAATATTACTATTACAGAAACAGCTCAAACTCACTTTGCCAATCTGCTGTCACAGCAGCCTGAAGGGACAAACATTCGTGTGTTCGTGGTAAACCCAGGCACACAAAACGCTGAGTGTGGTGTTTCTTACTGTCCAACAGATGCTATCGAAGCGTCTGATACCAAGCTTTCTTTCGAAGCATTCTCTGCATACGTAGATGAGTTAAGCCTACCATTCTTAGACGAAGCTGAGATTGACTTCGTGACGGATAAAATGGGCTCTCAACTCACACTGAAAGCACCAAATGCTAAAATGCGTAAAGTCTCTGATGATGCGCCACTTGTAGAACGCGTTGAATACGCCATTCAAACACAAGTTAACCCACAGCTTGCTGGTCACGGTGGTCACGTAAGCTTGGTGGAAATCACTGAAGACGGTGCGGCTATCGTTGCATTTGGTGGCGGCTGTAACGGTTGTTCTATGGTTGATGTAACGCTAAAAGAAGGCATCGAAAAAGAGCTTCTTCAACAGTTTGAAGGTGAACTAACGGCTGTTCGTGATGCCACTGAGCACGATCGTGGTGAGCACTCTTACTACTAG
- a CDS encoding ComF family protein: MLSDWLQKHTPRLVTPQCHLCKLDKLPSDTHPRWCDCCLRLFEPTPRCQRCGLTTRVTVAQCGECLSKPPPWHRLYCVGDYTFPTARYIQQMKYADKFWLARDLAKLLASRVEHPAPLITSVPLYWRRYIHRGFNQSQLLANYTAQELGVKDEVLFRRIRSTASQQGLSKSARLHNLNNAFALRKQDVEETIPSHVAIIDDVVTTGSTVYQLCQLLLDVGVKRIDIYCICRTPEPSG, from the coding sequence ATGTTATCCGATTGGCTACAAAAACACACACCACGTCTGGTCACGCCTCAGTGCCATCTGTGCAAGCTCGATAAACTCCCCAGCGATACACATCCTCGATGGTGTGATTGTTGCCTTAGGCTATTTGAACCTACCCCACGCTGTCAGCGATGTGGCTTAACAACGCGAGTCACTGTCGCTCAATGTGGTGAATGCTTATCAAAACCTCCACCTTGGCATCGTCTCTATTGCGTCGGTGACTACACCTTCCCAACGGCACGTTATATCCAACAAATGAAGTACGCCGATAAGTTTTGGTTGGCACGCGATCTGGCAAAATTATTAGCATCACGTGTCGAACATCCTGCTCCGCTGATCACCAGTGTACCGTTGTATTGGCGTCGATACATTCATCGTGGCTTTAATCAGAGTCAGCTGCTAGCGAATTACACCGCTCAAGAGCTTGGCGTTAAAGATGAGGTGCTATTTCGTCGAATTCGTTCAACCGCTTCTCAACAAGGGCTGTCCAAATCTGCACGATTACACAATCTAAACAACGCCTTTGCACTGCGAAAACAAGATGTTGAAGAAACAATCCCCTCTCACGTCGCGATAATTGATGATGTTGTAACCACCGGCAGTACTGTGTATCAATTATGCCAATTACTGCTTGATGTGGGCGTTAAAAGGATTGATATTTACTGTATCTGCCGTACTCCTGAGCCCTCGGGATAA
- the bioH gene encoding pimeloyl-ACP methyl ester esterase BioH — MSDGLYWHVSGQGPDLVLVHGWGMNGAVWQQTVEALHADFRVHVVDLPGYGHSAHCHAQDLEEIAQQLLAEAPKHAIWVGWSLGGLVATHMALHHSDYVSKLVTVASSPKFAAAKEPVLWRGIQPNVLTAFTEQLVEDFQTTIERFMALQAMGSPSARQDVKQLKQAILSRPLPNPDSLLAGLKMLSDVDLREQLPEISVPMLRLYGRLDRLVPIKVAKDLGNALPHTEQYIFTQSSHAPFMTEADAFCSELVSFAQK, encoded by the coding sequence ATGAGTGATGGGTTATATTGGCATGTTTCTGGGCAAGGGCCTGATTTAGTGCTGGTTCATGGCTGGGGAATGAACGGTGCGGTATGGCAACAAACCGTTGAGGCATTACACGCTGACTTTCGAGTGCATGTTGTCGACCTTCCGGGCTATGGACACAGCGCGCACTGTCACGCTCAAGATCTTGAAGAGATTGCTCAACAACTGTTGGCTGAAGCACCTAAACACGCTATTTGGGTGGGTTGGTCACTGGGTGGTTTGGTTGCGACACACATGGCACTTCATCATTCCGATTATGTGAGTAAACTGGTGACGGTAGCCAGTTCTCCTAAATTCGCCGCTGCAAAAGAGCCAGTGTTATGGCGAGGCATTCAACCCAATGTATTAACGGCTTTCACTGAGCAGTTAGTGGAAGACTTTCAGACGACTATTGAACGCTTTATGGCACTGCAAGCGATGGGCAGTCCTTCAGCAAGGCAAGATGTAAAACAGCTCAAGCAAGCGATACTGTCGCGCCCGTTGCCAAATCCTGACTCATTGTTGGCAGGACTAAAGATGCTGTCAGATGTCGACCTGCGCGAACAACTGCCTGAGATTTCAGTACCAATGCTGCGCTTGTATGGTCGACTAGATAGGCTGGTACCAATAAAAGTTGCCAAAGATCTAGGTAATGCACTGCCTCATACCGAGCAATATATTTTTACTCAGTCTTCTCATGCGCCATTCATGACCGAAGCCGATGCCTTTTGCAGTGAACTGGTCAGCTTCGCGCAAAAATAA